The segment GCATGATAGTCTCTGGGATGCTCGTCCTGCTCCAGCTCGCTTTCCAGCTCCAGCGTGAGTTCCTCTGCAAGCGCTTCCTCCAGTGTCTCGTCCTCCGGCGCACCGTCAGAGGAATCCTCCCAATCGGCAAAGCCGTCCGCATCCATTTCAAGGCCGGTTTTCTCTATTTGCTCCTCGGCATCTTTTTCCTCCTCGGAAAAATCATCATCCCACAGCAGTTCATCCTCCCATGGCTCCACGACAGCTTCACCTCCCCGAAAAAATATTTTTCTTTTTTTCAAAAACAGTTCCGGTTTACACCCCGTATTTCTCCTATTAGTAGAGAAAGTAATCTTAGCACAAGTTACACAGGTTACTTTCCGAGCCATCAGCGAAGAAAAGGAGGATATGGAGCATGGAAAAGCAACCGAAAGACACGGTTGGCTTACAGCCAACGGAACCAAACACATTATATCAAAAACCAACCAATCACGCAAGGAGGATGCCTATGGAGCAGAACAAACGAGAACAGTTTATCATCCGCCGGATCGGCGGCACCACCTACAAGGTCAGAGTCGTGTTCAACGAAAGTGGCGGCGAGACCATGGAGGATAAAATTTTGCGGATTGTACGCAATGATATGGTTACAAACGACGGAACCTATGGTATAATGGAGACACCACAAATGAGCCGACAGTCTGAAAGGAGCGCATCATGAGCGTGAAACAGACTGAAAGCAAAATTACCGCTCTCTATGAGCGGCTGTCCCGCGACGATGACAACGCCGGGGATAGCAATTCCATCGTGAATCAGAAAAAATACCTCGAAAGCTATGCCCAGCAGAAAGGCTACACCAACTGCCGACACTATACGGACGACGGCTGGAGCGGCGGTAATTTCGAGCGCCCGGCATGGAAGCAGCTCATCGCAGATATTGAGGCAGGCAAAGTCGCCCATGTGATCGTCAAGGATATGAGCCGGGCGGGGCGTGACTATCTGCAAACCGGATTTTACACGGAGGTATTCTTCCGACAGCACGGCGTCCACTTTGTGGCCATCGCCAACAGCGTGGACAGCGATGACCAGAACAGCAACGAGTTTGCCCCCTTCCTCAACATCATGAACGAGTGGTATCTGCGCGACCTGAGCCGCAAGCAGAAAACCGCCATCCGCGTCAAGGGAGAATCCGGCAAGCCCACCACCAACTGTGCCATTTACGGTTACAAGAAAGACCCGGAGAACAAATACCATTGGCTGATCGACGAGGAAGCTGCCGCCGTGGTGCGCCGCATTTTCCGATTGACCATCGAGGGCAAAGGACCCTACGATATTGCCCGTATTCTCTTTGAGGATAAGGTGGAGACGCCCGCCGTGTACTTCGGCAAGCAGGGCAAGGGCATCTGGAAAAGCAAGGAGGAATTTTCCAACCCCTATAACTGGAGTGGCTATGTCGTGGGGCAGATTCTCACCAAGCCGGAGTATATGGGGCATACGGTGAATTTCCGCTCCCACAAGCAGTCCTACAAGGACAAAAACGCCGTGATGAATCCCAGGGAGGACTGGCTGATCTTTGAGGATACCCACGAGGCTATTGTGGACAGGGAAACATGGGAGCTTGCACAAAAGCTCCGCAAGACGCCCAAGCGCATCGACACGCTGGGTGAAGCGAATCCGCTGACTGGTCTTTTGTACTGCGCCGATTGCGGAGAAAAGATGTATAACCATCGCTCCAAAGGCGGCACGGAGAATAATCCCTATCCCTCCGACTTCTTCGATTGTTCCTCCTATACGCTGGCGCATCAGAAACGGACAAGTGCCTGTTTTGGTCACTACATCTCCACCAAGGCCCTGCGCACACTGATTCTGGACACCATCCGCACGGTCAGCACCTTTGCGATTTCCAATCAGGAGGTGTTTATGGAAAAGGTGCGCTCTGCCTCCCAGCTCCGGCAGACGGAAGCGGCCAAGGATGCCAAGCGGAAGCTGAGCAAGGACAAGAAACGCATTGCCGAGCTGGACACCATCATCAAAAAGCTCTATGAATCCTTTGCTGTCGGGCGCATTACCGATGAGCGCTTTGACAGTCTGCTGGCAGATTACGAAGCCGAGCAGAAAGCGCTGCAAGCCTCTGTCACAGAGGCGGAAGAAAGGCTGTCCGCTTTCACAGAGGACACCGCCCGTGTGGAGCAGTTTCTGGAGCTGGCAAGGAAGTACACCGATTTTTCCGAGCTGACCACGCCCATGATCAACGAATTTATTGAGAAAATCATCGTCCACGCCCCAGAGCGCATCGACGGCGACCGGGTGCAGGAGGTAGAAATTCACCTTCGCTTTATCGGGCAGTTCGAGTTACCCGCACCGGAGCTGACCGTGGAAGAAATCAAGCGGCAGGAACAGCTCAAGCGGCACCGCATCAAAAGCCGGGAGCGGTATCAGAAAATCAAGGCTGGAGAACACGCTGTCGGTCAGCCCTTCACGCTGACCTGCAAGTGCTGCGGGCAGGAATTTGCATCCAAGCGGACAAATACCCTGTTTTGCGGCCCCAACTGCCGTACAAAATTTTACCGGCAGGAGGCGGCGGAGAGCCGCAGCCGGGCGTGTATCTGCGAAAGCTGCGGCAAGGAGTTTATCACAACGAGGTCAAATGTGAAATATTGCAGTGACGATTGTCGGTATGCAGCACAGATCAAGCGGCAGAGCGCACGAAAGAAAGCCTTGCGAGAAGCTAAGAACGAGAAAGAAACGAAAACAGCATAAGAAAAGACGCAGACGGCGGCTTGCCCCAGATCGGGCAGGCCGCCGTTTTTGCGCAGAAATGGAGGTATCATGCGTATTTTTGAAATCGTAAAAGAAAATGTCAATCTGCGGGAGGCGGCAGAACTGTATGGGATCGATGTGAACCGATACGGCAAAGCCCTCTGCCCCTTTCACAACGACCGGAACCCCAGCCTGTATGTGGCGGACGATCACTATTATTGCTTCGCCTGTGGGGAGCACGGAGACGTAATCGACTTTGTAGGCAAGCTGTTTCAGCTTTCGCCCTATGATGCGGCGCGGAAGCTGATGGCAGATTTTCATCTCAGCCCGGACAAGCCGCCCAGCGCAGCGGCGCTCCACGCAAAACGCATCCGAACAGAAGCACAGCAGCTCATGGAAAACGAGCGGCTGTGCTTTTCTGTTCTGTCGGATTACGCCCGTGTGCTGCGGGATTGGAAGGTGCGGTATGCGCCGCAATCTCCTGACGTGCCTGTTCACGCACGGTTCATGGAAGCCTGTCACAAGCTCGACGAAACGGAATACTATCTGGATATTCTGTGCGTCGGGGATTCCCACGAACGTGCCGAAGTGATTCATCAGCAGATGGCGGACGGAAAGCTGGACAGGCTACGACGGAGATTAGAGAAAATTCACAAGGAGGAATTGGAAGATGGATATGACACCGCAGGCGTGGCCTGACTGGTACGACGGCAGACACATCAATGAGGTGCTGTTCTGCCAACAGTTTCTGGAGAAGCACCCCATGAAATGTGTGCGCGGGCGGCTGTTCACGGTAGACGGGCTGATTGAGGACGAGGGACAGATCGGCAATCTTATTCTGGAGGAAATCTCCGGCGTGCTGACCTCCGGCCTGTCCAAAGTCGTGACAAATCTGCTGGCCAGCATCAAGCTGCAAGCGTATTCGCCGCCGCTGCCCATTGAGACGGACCGCATCCATGTTGCCAACGGAACGTATTTCATGGACGGCAGCTTTACCGCCGACAAGAGCTACTGCAACAACCGGCTGACCGTCGCTTATAATCCAAACGCACCCGCCCCGAAAAAGTGGCTGCAATTCCTTTCCGAGCTGCTGCAACCGGAGGATATTCCCACCTTGCAGGAGTTTTTGGGTTACTGCCTGCTGCCGACCACCAAGGGGCAGAAAATGCTCATGCTCATCGGTAAGGGCGGCGAAGGCAAAAGCCGCATCGGGCTGGTCATGCGCTCGCTGCTGGGCGACAGCATGAATACCACCAGCATCCAGAAGGTGGAGAGCAACCGGTTCAGCCGTGCGGATTTGGAAAACAAGCTCCTGATGGTAGATGACGATATGGATATGAGCGCTCTGCCCAAGACCAACTATATCAAATCCATCGTGACCTCCGAGTGCAAGATGGATATGGAGCGCAAGGGTGTTCAGAGCTATCAAAGTCAACTCTATGTCCGCTTTCTCTGCTTCGGCAACGGTGCGCTGACCGCCCTGCACGACAAGTCCGACGGTTTCTTTCGCCGCCAGATCGTGCTGACCACCAAAGACCGGCCCGCAGGCAGAGCAGACGATCCGTTTCTGGTGGATAAGCTGCTGCGGGAAAAGGAGGGCATCTTCCTCTGGTGTCTGGAGGGGCTGCGCCGGCTGATCGGGAACAACTATCAGTTCAGCATTTCCGGCAAGGCAAGAGAGAATATGGAGACGGTCAAGCGCAGCAGCAACAATGTGATCGAGTTTCTGCAATCTGAGGGCTATATCCGCTTTCGGGCAGACAGCGAAGCCAGCTCCAAGGCGATCTATGAAGCCTACACGAGATGGTGCGATGACAATGCGCAGAAGCCCATGTCGGCCAACCGGGTCAGCTCTGAGCTTGCACAAAACGAGCGGCTTTACAATGTAGAGGCCACCAACAATGTCCATGTCGGCGGCAAGCGGGTGCGCGGGTTTATGGGCATTGAGGTGGTCAATCCGCTGCCGTATTGAAAATGAAGAGCGGACCTCAAAATTGCCGTACACGCCGTACACTCTGTACGGCTGTTTTTGATTCCATCCTAAAAAACCGCTTTTGCTTGTGCGCACCGTGGAGTATTTCACGGCAGCGTGTAAAATCTGCCGCTGAACCGACGGTTGGTACACAAAACCGGCGTACAGAAGCGTACAGAAGCGTACAGAAGGCGGGCTTGCCGTACCAAGCCGTACACCGGTGGCTCAATTTTGCAGTCCAAAAAACAATCCTTGTGAAATCCGTGAAGATTTTCGCCGCAAGCCGAACGCACTGCACCATCCGGTGATTTACCGAAGCGTGAAGCCGCTGCACCTGACGGCGGCATATTCTGCCGCTTCGTATGCTCTCACACAGAACGATGAAGCCGATAGGGTGTTGTTATGAACAGGGCATCACGGACGGAAATCTGAGTTGATTTGCGGAACGGCAGATTTTTCACCGCAAAGCGCACACAGTTCACTTACTCAAAAACCAATATCACGAAAATATGGAGGTAAAAAGTTGATGAAATCCAATCTGAGAAATGAGATCAAGTCGTACATCGTCCGTCAGGGCATGACCATGCAGGAGGTGGTTGATCTGCTGCGGGACGAACACGGCTGGTCTGACAGTGTATCCAACCTGTCTAATAAGCTCCAGCGGGAATCCCTGCGCTATGTCGAAGCCGTCCAGCTTGCCGATGCGCTGGGTTTCGAGATCGTCTGGCAGAGGCGGAAGTGAGGAGGATTTTTCACATGACAGATGCAGAAAAGAAGCTGTTGCAGGCGCAGCACCGATTGGAGGAAGCGCAGGCACGGGATCGTGTCAAGGAGCGCAAAGCCAGAACACGCAGGCTCATTCAGGAGGGTGCGATTCTGGAAAAGGTGCTGCCAGAGGTGCGCACGATGGAACCGTCTGTGCTGGAGGGGTATCTTTCACGGAAGCTGGGAAAACAAATCTAAATTTCAGATGGGAGGTCTCCGGAAAAACGGGGGCCTTCCTCTTTTTTCTCCCGAAGGGCGCACTTACTCACCACCCCGAAGGGGCAGTGGTACTTGCCGTTGGCAAGCCGTGCGCTCTGCGAGGCAGATGCGGCTTCTGCGGAAGCCTCCAGACAATGCCACAGCTCCTGCGAGTGCTGCTGTCATCGTCTGCGCGATTGGGCAAATACCGTCGCTTCAACCGACGCTATTTTCCAACCGCCTGCGCAAACCTGCCACCGGCAGCTTTGCCGCAGAAATGGACAGGCGTTCAGCCCGTCCATTTTCTCTTTTACAAAAGAGAAACAGAAAAAAGAAAACGAGGTGAACGAACAATGGCAATTTACCATCTGGAAGCGAAGGTGGTCAGCCGGGGTGCGGGACGCTCCGCTGTGGCCGCCTCCGCTTATCTGAGCTGCTCCCGCTTGTATAACGATTACGACGGGATACAGCATGACTACACAAAAAAACAGGGACTTGTCTGGCAGGAAGTGTTTCTGCCGGAATATGCCCCGCAGGAATGGCAAGATCGTGAAAAGCTCTGGAACGCCGTGGAGGAAGTGGAGACAGCCAAAGACAGCCGTTTGGCACGGGAATTTGTCGTTGCCTTGCCCATAGAGCTGAACCGTGAGGAGCAGATTGAGTTGCTGCAAGAATTTATCCGGGAGCAGTTTGTGGCCGATGGAATGTGCGCCGACGCAGCCATCCACGACACCGACGGTCGCAACCCTCATGCCCACATTCTCTTGACGGTGCGCCCGTTGGATGAGCAGGGACACTGGCAGTACAAGACCGAGAAGGAATATCTCTGCATGAGAAACGGTGAGGAACGAGGTTTTACTGCCGCTGAGTTTAAGGCGGCACAGAACGAGCGATGGGAGAAACAATATCCCTACAAGGTCGGCAAAAAGAAGGTGTATATGGTTCCTTCCGAGGCCGATGCGCAGGGGCTTGCCCGTGCAGATAAGCACCCCAAAAGCACCCGCTACGGCAGACAGAATCCTATCTCCGAGCGCTGGAACAGTGAGGAGCAGCTTGCGGCATGGCGGGCGGTATGGGCAGATGTGTCCAACCGCTGTCTGGAACGCGCCGGGCACGAGGAACGCATTGACCACCGCAGCCATGCAGACCGAGGTTTGACCGAGCAGCCTACCATTCACGAGGGAGTGGTTGCCCGTGCATTGGAGAAGAAGGGTATCATCTCTGACCGCTGTGAAATCAACCGCCAGATCAAGGCTGACAATGCGTTGCTCCGGGAATTGAAAGCGACGGTCAAAAAGCTGATGCAGACAGTGAAGAACAGCGTTCCTGCCATAGCGGAGGCAATGGAAAAGTTGCGAGGCAGTATGCTGATTTTCAGTTATCAGCTTCGTCATATCGGCATTGGCAAGCACAACATCGGTAGGCGTGTCAAGGCAATCAAGCCAGAGTTAGAGCGATATACGGGCTTGGTGCAGCAGATCAAGGCGAAAAGCAAGGAATGTAAAAATCTGCTTGCGGAGAAAAAAGAAACGCCGTTTTATCAGATACCCAAGCTGCATGACCTTTCCCGCCGTATCGCAGAGCTGACTGAAGAATTGGAGGAACTGAATACCGAGAAAGAAATGCTGCTCCGTTCTCTGGACTGCGCCGATGATACCGGTATTTCTTCTGTAAAGAAGGATATTGCCGCAATGGAAAGTGCGCTGAAAAAACTGGAAGCGCAGGAGGCAAAGTATTCTGCTGAACTGGATGCCGCACTGAAGGAATACAGCGGATTGAAGGAACAGGCTTCAGAATTTGACGCCGGTGAGCTGATGGAGGCACGGCTTTCCATCCGTGGGGAAAAAGAACGCTCTGCGGTTACTCGTGTGCAGGACGCCTACGGCGAGAAATACGATTCGCTGATGATGTTTGACAGCAAGCGAGATGTTGCAAATCTGCTCCATGAGGAAGCGGAAGCACACTCCGTCCGGGAGCGCCTGCGACAGAAACAACAGACAAAGACGCAACGGCAAAGGAAACCCAAACACTACGAACAGGAACGGTGAATCCCGTTCCTGTTCAGTATTGTAAAACAGCATGGCGGCGTCCTCCCGTGGGCCGCCATGCCTTTAACTGCTGGGAATGACAGAAAGAAAGCAGCGGCCTTGATTTCTCAAAACCGCCACCAGTGAATATAAATTAAGCGTGAAAATGGGTCTGCCCAGCAGCGGTTTTTTTCTTTTCTGCCGCTGGGCAGATGTTTTTTCTTTAGATACATGATAAGAGGAATTTTTGAAGATTAAATGTGTTACTCCACTACGAACGGAATTCCATACTCCTTGGCAAAGGATTCAATATAGCTGTCTGCCGGACCGTAGATGGTGAGGTTGTCGCAACCGTCAAAATTTTCTTCGTCATCAATACTGGTTAGTGCATCTGTAAAGTGGAGTTCCATTAACCGGCAGCAGTTGGTAAATGTACCAATACCTACTAATTCCTGCACATTCTCGCCGAGAATGACTTGACGCAGGTTAGAGCAATTCCCAAAAGTCAGTCCTCTGAATACGGTTACACCCTCACAGATTACAAGTTCCACTGATTCATTGTTCGTAAATACTTCTTCTAATTCTTTTACGCTTTCCGGGATCAATACCGCACGCACAGGGTTATTGTTGGCAAAAACGTAATCATAGAAACCCGTAACCGGCTTGCCCTCAATCTCTTCAGGGATGACAACAACGGTATCGCTGCCCGTATAGCTTCTGATTTTGATACCATCATCCTCTACATCATAGGTGAAGTCTTCTGCCGGAGCGACTGCATGGTTGCGAAGCATTTCTTCGGTGATTGGGGAATTAGGGTCAACCTTGGTGTTCTGCGTCTTGTGATCTTCCTCTTCTGCGGTCACAGTGTTGTCCGTACTGCCGGTCGTGCCATCCGTGGCCTTGCCGCCGCAGGCCGTCATACCCAGCACCAGAACAAGTGCCAGAAACAGCGCTGGAAGCTTCTTATTCATTTTGCTCATGATATTTTCTCCTTTTTGGGATAAGTTTTAAAAAATCAGGAAACACCGCAAATAGAGCCAGAAAACGTTCGATCCAATTACATCTTCCGAAATTCTTGCACCTCCGTTCCAAAGTAACCGGATAAATAATAACGCCAGCTGAAAATAGTTTTATCGGGATCATTCATTAAATATTCCCAGTATAGGCTCCAAATTACCCACGACGCTTCTTCCGATTCGTTGCGTTTGTTAATGCAGATTACGCACAACATGCATTAGATTTGCAACTTCCATATCCGCTCTCAGATACGCATCCGTCATAAGTGCAGGCAAATCTCTGTAGCACTGGTAAATGTACGGGGTGGAGAGTCCACATCAATACGCCGATTTCAAAAAATATGTCAATATTTTTCGCAGAGTTTGCCACTCTATGTGAGAGCCTGTCTGCTATATTCAAAAACATTATAGCATTTGGATGGGCAAAAATCAATATCAACTAATATTTTAATATTGAGTAACCTGCAAGCCGACTGGTATAATACAGTCGGCTTGTTTAGTTTTTCACAGAATCATCAGCAAATTTATTTATCTTTACAATATGGGAAAAATACCCTTGACAAATCTCGTCTCAGAAGCGTATTCTTGAAACCTATGCAAAGCAGAACGGCTTTTCCAATCTGCGCTGGTACACGGACGACGGTTATTCTGGTGCGAACTTTCAAAGACCCGGTTTTCAAGCCATGCTTGCGGACATTGAAGCCGGAAAAGTCGGGACAGTTATCGTAAAGGATATGTCGAGGTTAGGGCGAAACTACCTGCAAGTGGGAATGTACACGGAAATGATTTTCCCACAGAAAGGTGTCCGCTTTATCGCTATCAATGACGGAGTGGACAGCGCACAAGGCGACAATGACTTTGCCCCGCTGCGGAATATCTTTAACGAATGGCTGGTGAGAGATACGAGCAAGAAAATCAAAGCAGTAAAACGCTCAAAAGGCATGAGTGGCAAGCCCATCACAAGCAAGCCTGTGTATGGCTACCTCATGGACGAGGACGAAAATTTCATTATTGACGAGGAAGCTGCACCCGTAGTCAAGCAGATATACAACCTCTGCCTTGCCGGGAACGGTCCGACTAAGATAGCCCGTATGCTCACAGAGCAGCAAATCCCCACGCCGGGGACGCTGGAATACCGTAGGACGGGCA is part of the Clostridium sp. M62/1 genome and harbors:
- a CDS encoding transposon-encoded TnpW family protein, whose protein sequence is MEQNKREQFIIRRIGGTTYKVRVVFNESGGETMEDKILRIVRNDMVTNDGTYGIMETPQMSRQSERSAS
- a CDS encoding recombinase family protein, producing MSVKQTESKITALYERLSRDDDNAGDSNSIVNQKKYLESYAQQKGYTNCRHYTDDGWSGGNFERPAWKQLIADIEAGKVAHVIVKDMSRAGRDYLQTGFYTEVFFRQHGVHFVAIANSVDSDDQNSNEFAPFLNIMNEWYLRDLSRKQKTAIRVKGESGKPTTNCAIYGYKKDPENKYHWLIDEEAAAVVRRIFRLTIEGKGPYDIARILFEDKVETPAVYFGKQGKGIWKSKEEFSNPYNWSGYVVGQILTKPEYMGHTVNFRSHKQSYKDKNAVMNPREDWLIFEDTHEAIVDRETWELAQKLRKTPKRIDTLGEANPLTGLLYCADCGEKMYNHRSKGGTENNPYPSDFFDCSSYTLAHQKRTSACFGHYISTKALRTLILDTIRTVSTFAISNQEVFMEKVRSASQLRQTEAAKDAKRKLSKDKKRIAELDTIIKKLYESFAVGRITDERFDSLLADYEAEQKALQASVTEAEERLSAFTEDTARVEQFLELARKYTDFSELTTPMINEFIEKIIVHAPERIDGDRVQEVEIHLRFIGQFELPAPELTVEEIKRQEQLKRHRIKSRERYQKIKAGEHAVGQPFTLTCKCCGQEFASKRTNTLFCGPNCRTKFYRQEAAESRSRACICESCGKEFITTRSNVKYCSDDCRYAAQIKRQSARKKALREAKNEKETKTA
- a CDS encoding CHC2 zinc finger domain-containing protein, which translates into the protein MRIFEIVKENVNLREAAELYGIDVNRYGKALCPFHNDRNPSLYVADDHYYCFACGEHGDVIDFVGKLFQLSPYDAARKLMADFHLSPDKPPSAAALHAKRIRTEAQQLMENERLCFSVLSDYARVLRDWKVRYAPQSPDVPVHARFMEACHKLDETEYYLDILCVGDSHERAEVIHQQMADGKLDRLRRRLEKIHKEELEDGYDTAGVA
- a CDS encoding DNA primase family protein, translating into MDMTPQAWPDWYDGRHINEVLFCQQFLEKHPMKCVRGRLFTVDGLIEDEGQIGNLILEEISGVLTSGLSKVVTNLLASIKLQAYSPPLPIETDRIHVANGTYFMDGSFTADKSYCNNRLTVAYNPNAPAPKKWLQFLSELLQPEDIPTLQEFLGYCLLPTTKGQKMLMLIGKGGEGKSRIGLVMRSLLGDSMNTTSIQKVESNRFSRADLENKLLMVDDDMDMSALPKTNYIKSIVTSECKMDMERKGVQSYQSQLYVRFLCFGNGALTALHDKSDGFFRRQIVLTTKDRPAGRADDPFLVDKLLREKEGIFLWCLEGLRRLIGNNYQFSISGKARENMETVKRSSNNVIEFLQSEGYIRFRADSEASSKAIYEAYTRWCDDNAQKPMSANRVSSELAQNERLYNVEATNNVHVGGKRVRGFMGIEVVNPLPY
- a CDS encoding DUF6471 domain-containing protein, with product MKSNLRNEIKSYIVRQGMTMQEVVDLLRDEHGWSDSVSNLSNKLQRESLRYVEAVQLADALGFEIVWQRRK
- a CDS encoding DUF3847 domain-containing protein; this translates as MTDAEKKLLQAQHRLEEAQARDRVKERKARTRRLIQEGAILEKVLPEVRTMEPSVLEGYLSRKLGKQI
- the mobQ gene encoding MobQ family relaxase, which encodes MAIYHLEAKVVSRGAGRSAVAASAYLSCSRLYNDYDGIQHDYTKKQGLVWQEVFLPEYAPQEWQDREKLWNAVEEVETAKDSRLAREFVVALPIELNREEQIELLQEFIREQFVADGMCADAAIHDTDGRNPHAHILLTVRPLDEQGHWQYKTEKEYLCMRNGEERGFTAAEFKAAQNERWEKQYPYKVGKKKVYMVPSEADAQGLARADKHPKSTRYGRQNPISERWNSEEQLAAWRAVWADVSNRCLERAGHEERIDHRSHADRGLTEQPTIHEGVVARALEKKGIISDRCEINRQIKADNALLRELKATVKKLMQTVKNSVPAIAEAMEKLRGSMLIFSYQLRHIGIGKHNIGRRVKAIKPELERYTGLVQQIKAKSKECKNLLAEKKETPFYQIPKLHDLSRRIAELTEELEELNTEKEMLLRSLDCADDTGISSVKKDIAAMESALKKLEAQEAKYSAELDAALKEYSGLKEQASEFDAGELMEARLSIRGEKERSAVTRVQDAYGEKYDSLMMFDSKRDVANLLHEEAEAHSVRERLRQKQQTKTQRQRKPKHYEQER
- a CDS encoding leucine-rich repeat protein is translated as MSKMNKKLPALFLALVLVLGMTACGGKATDGTTGSTDNTVTAEEEDHKTQNTKVDPNSPITEEMLRNHAVAPAEDFTYDVEDDGIKIRSYTGSDTVVVIPEEIEGKPVTGFYDYVFANNNPVRAVLIPESVKELEEVFTNNESVELVICEGVTVFRGLTFGNCSNLRQVILGENVQELVGIGTFTNCCRLMELHFTDALTSIDDEENFDGCDNLTIYGPADSYIESFAKEYGIPFVVE